The following are encoded in a window of Qipengyuania soli genomic DNA:
- the lipA gene encoding lipoyl synthase produces the protein MNDLSSAPAPEGERPRMQRKPDWIRVKAPVSQGYNETRKLMRELNLHTVCEEAACPNIGECWTKKHATVMILGDTCTRACRFCNIKTGMPMPVDPLEPEHTAAAAAAMGLEHIVITSVDRDDLPDRGAGQFVKVINALRRETPNTTIEILTPDFKGRMKQSIEEICEAGPDVFNHNLETVPRLYPTIRPGARYYASLRLLEEVKAHNPLIFTKSGIMLGLGEARLEVHQVMDDMRSADIDFITMGQYLQPTPKHAKVEEFVTPKQFAAYGAIARAKGFLQVAASPLTRSSYHAGDDFAQMRAAREAKLAKQGA, from the coding sequence ATGAACGACCTATCCTCCGCACCCGCACCCGAAGGCGAACGTCCGCGCATGCAGCGCAAGCCCGACTGGATTCGCGTGAAGGCACCTGTGAGCCAGGGCTACAACGAAACGCGCAAGCTGATGCGTGAACTCAACCTTCACACGGTGTGCGAGGAAGCGGCCTGCCCGAACATCGGCGAGTGCTGGACCAAGAAGCATGCCACGGTGATGATCCTTGGCGATACCTGCACCCGCGCCTGCCGGTTCTGCAATATCAAGACGGGCATGCCCATGCCGGTCGATCCGCTCGAACCCGAACACACGGCGGCGGCCGCAGCTGCCATGGGTCTCGAGCACATCGTCATCACCAGCGTCGATCGTGACGACCTTCCCGACCGCGGGGCTGGCCAGTTCGTCAAGGTCATCAACGCACTTCGCCGCGAGACCCCGAATACCACGATCGAAATTCTCACGCCCGACTTCAAGGGACGTATGAAGCAGTCGATCGAAGAGATTTGCGAAGCTGGCCCCGACGTATTCAACCACAATCTCGAGACCGTTCCCCGCCTCTACCCGACGATCCGGCCCGGTGCGCGCTACTATGCCTCGCTGCGCCTGCTTGAAGAGGTGAAGGCACATAATCCGCTGATCTTCACCAAGTCGGGTATCATGCTCGGGCTCGGCGAAGCTCGCCTCGAAGTCCACCAGGTGATGGATGACATGCGCAGCGCGGACATCGATTTTATTACCATGGGCCAGTACCTGCAGCCGACGCCGAAACACGCGAAGGTGGAGGAGTTCGTGACTCCCAAGCAGTTCGCTGCCTATGGCGCGATTGCCCGCGCAAAGGGTTTCCTCCAGGTTGCAGCGAGCCCGCTGACCCGCTCGAGCTATCACGCCGGCGACGATTTCGCCCAGATGCGCGCGGCGCGCGAAGCAAAGCTCGCCAAACAGGGCGCCTGA